One Trichomycterus rosablanca isolate fTriRos1 chromosome 12, fTriRos1.hap1, whole genome shotgun sequence DNA window includes the following coding sequences:
- the mao gene encoding amine oxidase [flavin-containing] yields MAANTYDVVVIGAGISGLSAAKLLVESGLNPVVLEARDRVGGRTFTVQNKQAKWVDLGGAYIGPTQNRILRIAKQYGVQTYKVNEQESLIHYVKGKSYPFKGPFPPVWNPFAFMDYNNLWRTMDKMGMEIPNEAPWKAPHAEEWDKMTMKEFFDKVCWTSAARRFATLFVNVNVTSEPHEVSLLWFLWYVKQCGGTMRIFSTTNGGQERKFVGGSSQISECMAGELGDRVKLQSAVCSIDQTGDMVVVKTITEETYKAKYVILAIPPGLNLKIHFNPEFPPLRNQLIHRVPMGSVIKCMVYYRENFWIKKGFCGSMVIEDEEAPIGLTLDDTKPDGTVPAIMGFILARKSRRLAGLTREERKKRICEIYARVLGAEEALHPVHYEEKNWCEEEYSGGCYTAYFPPGILTQFGKVLREPVGRLYFAGTETATEWSGYMEGAVQAGERAAREIMCEMGRLHSSQIWQTDPESPDVPALPFVTTFWERNLPSVGGFLKFLGMSSFLTIASVAGVVAYKKGLLPRS; encoded by the exons GACTGAGTGCAGCCAAGCTGCTGGTGGAAAGTGGCTTAAACCCTGTGGTCTTGGAGGCCAGAGATCGTGTTGGTGGAAGAACCTTTACCGTTCAG AATAAACAGGCTAAATGGGTGGACTTGGGCGGAGCATACATCGGGCCCACTCAGAACCGAATTCTGCGCATAGCCAAGCAGTACGGGGTTCAGACCTACAAAGTCAACGAGCAGGAGTCCCTGATTCACTATGTGAAG GGCAAATCATACCCCTTCAAAGGGCCTTTCCCCCCAGTATGGAACCCATTTGCTTTTATGGACTACAACAACCTCTGGAGGACGATGGACAAGATGGGTATGGAG ATTCCAAACGAAGCTCCTTGGAAGGCCCCACATGCTGAAGAGTGGGATAAGATGACCATGAAAGAGTTTTTTGACAAGGTTTGCTGGACAAG TGCCGCTCGCCGCTTTGCTACGCTGTTTGTCAATGTAAACGTTACCTCAGAACCTCATGAGGTCAGCTTACTCTGGTTCCTCTGGTATGTGAAACAGTGTGGAGGCACCATGAGGATTTTCTCCACCACCAATGGAGGCCAG gAGCGGAAGTTTGTGGGAGGCTCGAGTCAGATCAGTGAGTGCATGGCAGGAGAGTTGGGCGATCGAGTCAAACTGCAGAGTGCTGTGTGCAGCATTGACCAAACTGGAGACATGGTGGTAGTCAAGACCATTACTGAGGAGACATACAAG GCAAAATATGTGATCCTTGCCATACCACCAGGACTAAATCTGAAGATCCATTTTAACCCTGAATTCCCTCCCCTGAGGAATCAACTCATTCACAGAGTACCCATGGGCTCAGTCATCAAGTGCATGGTTTACTACAGAGAAAatttttggataaaaaaag GCTTTTGTGGAAGCATGGTGATCGAAGATGAAGAGGCACCAATCGGCCTGACTTTGGATGACACTAAGCCTGATGGAACAGTGCCAGCTATTATGGG TTTCATCCTTGCACGCAAAAGCAGAAGGTTGGCAGGGCTCACAAGGGAGGAAAG AAAAAAGAGGATCTGTGAAATTTATGCTCGTGTCCTAGGCGCCGAGGAAGCTTTGCAT CCTGTACATTATGAAGAGAAGAACTGGTGTGAAGAAGAATATTCTGGTGGCTGCTACACCGCCTACTTTCCCCCTGGCATTCTGACACAGTTTGGCAA AGTGCTGAGGGAGCCCGTGGGCAGGTTGTACTTTGCAGGCACTGAGACGGCCACAGAGTGGAGTGGCTACATGGAGGGAGCTGTACAGGCTGGAGAGAGAGCAGCCAGAGAG ATTATGTGTGAAATGGGAAGACTTCATTCAAGTCAAATTTGGCAGACAGACCCAGAGTCGCCG GATGTCCCTGCACTGCCGTTTGTCACCACTTTCTGGGAGAGAAACTTGCCATCTGTCGGAGGATTTCTCAAGTTCTTGGGCATGTCTTCATTCTTGACAATCGCCTCTGTAGCGGGTGTAGTAGCCTACAAAAAGGGACTCCTACCCAGGAGCTAG